In one Gossypium hirsutum isolate 1008001.06 chromosome D09, Gossypium_hirsutum_v2.1, whole genome shotgun sequence genomic region, the following are encoded:
- the LOC107891720 gene encoding ubiquitin carboxyl-terminal hydrolase 6: protein MLTVSVKWQKELLKAVEIDTSQPPYVFKCQLYDLTGVPPERQKIMVKGGLLKDDADWSTVGLKQGQKLMMMGTADEVVKAPEKGPVFMEDLPEEEQVVSLGHSAGLFNLGNTCYMNSTVQCLHSVPELKSSLVKYSHSGRNNDVDQTSHMLTIATRDLFGELDKSVKPVAPMQFWTLLRKKYPQFGQLHNGVFMQQDAEECWTQLLYTLSQSLRSAGSSENIDTVKDLFGIDLASRIHCQESGEETSETESVYSLKCHISQEVNRLHEGLKHALKSELEKASPALGRSAIYLKESRINGLPRYLTIQFVRFFWKRESNQKAKILRKVDYPLELDVYDLCSDELRKQLEGPRQILRDEEGKKLGLKANEKSSSSKDDDVKMIDGEGSSNASGESTVTTSQEGVPSDKETRLTGIYDLVAVLTHKGRSADSGHYVAWVKQESGKWIEFDDDNPIPQREEDIVKLSGGGDWHMAYICMYKARTVLM, encoded by the exons ATGTTGACAG TGAGTGTGAAATGGCAAAAGGAACTCTTGAAGGCTGTGGAAATTGACACCAGTCAGCCTCCATATGTTTTCAAGTGCCAGTTGTACGATCTGACTGGAGTACCTCCTGAAAGGCAGAAAATTATGGTTAAAGGTGGCTTGTTGAAG GATGATGCAGATTGGTCAACAGTTGGACTGAAGCAG GGTcaaaagttgatgatgatggGAACTGCTGATGAGGTTGTTAAAGCCCCAGAAAAGGGCCCTGTTTTTATGGAAGATCTTCCGGAAGAAGAACAAGTGGTATCTTTG ggTCATAGTGCTGGTCTATTTAATCTGGGAAATACCTGCTACATGAATTCTACTGTACAATGCCTCCATTCTGTTCCAGAGTTGAAGTCTTCTTTAGTAAA ATATTCACATTCAGGAAGAAACAATGACGTGGATCAGACTTCTCATATGTTGACAATTGCCACACGTGATTTATTTGGTGAACTTGATAAAAGTGTCAAGCCAGTTGCACCTATGCAATTTTGGACG TTGTTGCGTAAAAAGTATCCTCAATTCGGCCAGTTGCATAATGGTGTCTTCATGCAGCAG GATGCTGAAGAGTGTTGGACACAACTTTTATACACCCTCTCTCAGTCTCTTCGATCAGCTGGTTCTAG TGAAAATATAGATACTGTAAAGGACCTTTTTGGTATTGACCTTGCAAGCAG GATTCATTGCCAAGAGAGTGGTGAAGAAACCTCTGAGACAGAATCGGTTTATTCACTTAAATGCCACATTTCGCAAGAAGTGAACCGTTTACATGAAGGTCTAAAGCAT GCTTTGAAATCAGAACTGGAAAAGGCTTCTCCTGCCCTCGGGCGCAGTGCAATTTACTTGAAAGAGTCCCGAATTAATGGTTTACCAAG GTATTTGACTATTCAATTTGTTCGTTTTTTCTGGAAGAGGGAGTCAAATCAAAAGGCCAAGATATTGCGg AAAGTTGATTATCCACTGGAGTTGGATGTTTATGATCTATGTTCAGATGAACTTCGCAAACAATTGGAAGGTCCTCGTCAG ATCCTGAGGGATGAGGAAGGTAAAAAGCTCGGTTTGAAAGCTAATGAGAAAAGCTCCAGCTCAAAAGATGATGATGTCAAGATGATTGATGGAGAG GGGTCATCCAATGCAAGTGGAGAATCAACTGTGACTACATCTCAAGAAG GGGTTCCCTCTGACAAGGAAACACGTTTAACTGGGATTTATGATTTGGTTGCTGTGCTGACCCACAAGGGCCGAAGTGCCGATTCAGGGCATTATGTTGCGTGGGTCAAGCAAGAAAGCG GGAAATGGATTGAGTTTGACGATGATAACCCTATCCCGCAGCGAGAGGAGGACATTGTTAAACTTTCCGGGGGAG gTGATTGGCACATGGCATACATCTGCATGTACAAGGCACGCACTGTTTTAATGTAa